A part of Bosea sp. (in: a-proteobacteria) genomic DNA contains:
- a CDS encoding conjugal transfer protein TrbC, translating into MSRWPRLILTAQCLLIALHASAYANQLQPVQSTLQRLVQTLTGPIATSLAILAVIAAGFLAFVGRLNWFFAGSIIFGIVLVFGSAQIVSFFQSAVGGGGGG; encoded by the coding sequence ATGTCCCGATGGCCCCGTCTGATCCTGACCGCCCAGTGCTTGCTGATCGCGCTGCATGCAAGCGCCTACGCGAACCAGCTCCAGCCCGTGCAAAGCACCTTGCAGCGGCTCGTGCAGACGCTCACGGGGCCGATCGCAACCTCACTCGCGATCCTCGCCGTGATCGCTGCCGGTTTTCTCGCCTTCGTCGGACGCCTCAACTGGTTCTTCGCAGGCAGCATCATCTTCGGCATCGTCCTGGTGTTCGGCTCGGCCCAGATCGTGTCGTTCTTCCAGTCCGCAGTTGGCGGCGGTGGCGGAGGCTGA
- a CDS encoding virB8 family protein yields the protein MAADATAIQQGIKPDPGLQTYYRDGATWETAIARRNAFSRAIAWTVTLIMTVIAIGAVAALVMVLPLKSYEPYMIVVDRSSGFVEVKRPLAQDPLNPDEAITMFNVVRYVRTRETYDPRALKDNFDLAQLLSTGDAQRELTEIYSPGNPNNLVRLYGANTLVSVTIKSVTFPNTRTALVRFSTDERRSTGITTRHWQSLVRFRYTSAPARNEVRFENPLGFQVLEYRRDQETVPAIAPIAAPVSAPVSAPAFSPGFTPAPAPSPAPAPAQSTGATRQ from the coding sequence ATGGCGGCGGATGCGACGGCGATTCAACAAGGCATCAAGCCTGATCCGGGGCTGCAGACCTATTACCGGGACGGCGCGACGTGGGAGACCGCCATCGCCCGCCGTAACGCCTTCTCGCGCGCCATTGCCTGGACCGTCACGCTCATCATGACGGTGATCGCCATCGGCGCGGTCGCCGCGCTGGTCATGGTCCTGCCGCTGAAAAGCTATGAGCCCTACATGATCGTGGTCGACCGCTCGTCCGGCTTCGTCGAGGTCAAACGCCCCTTGGCTCAGGACCCGCTCAATCCTGACGAAGCCATCACCATGTTCAACGTCGTGCGCTATGTCAGGACGCGGGAGACCTATGACCCCCGCGCGCTCAAGGACAATTTCGATCTGGCGCAATTGCTCTCGACCGGCGACGCCCAGCGCGAATTGACCGAGATCTATTCGCCCGGCAACCCCAACAATCTCGTCAGGCTCTATGGCGCGAACACGCTTGTGTCCGTGACGATCAAATCCGTCACCTTCCCCAACACCCGCACCGCGCTGGTGCGCTTCTCGACGGACGAACGACGCAGCACCGGGATCACAACCCGCCATTGGCAGTCGCTGGTCCGCTTCCGTTACACCAGCGCCCCTGCCCGCAACGAGGTCCGCTTCGAGAACCCGCTCGGCTTCCAGGTGCTGGAGTATCGGCGCGATCAGGAGACAGTGCCCGCCATTGCCCCAATTGCCGCGCCCGTTTCCGCTCCTGTTTCCGCTCCTGCCTTCTCACCCGGCTTCACTCCTGCTCCTGCACCTAGTCCTGCGCCTGCACCTGCCCAGTCCACCGGGGCGACGCGGCAATGA
- a CDS encoding TrbG/VirB9 family P-type conjugative transfer protein produces MNWGAACIMLWLGIGSFLSAAAALADTLPRPGPKDSRIRYVAYHRDQVVAIDVTFGASTMIVFEDDEKIETLGAGDALGFKIEPNKRGNVLFVKPAEKDALANLNVLTTKRHYVFVLRSGFRNIRNQVFAVRFTYPDTATTVADLDEARRRASEPNLRNLNVANANTDYGYKGSSANKPSVIFDDGVKTFFRFEAQVPAIYIVDRQRNESLVNFRREGPYIVVDRVNYQWTLRNGDDVTCVFNQRLTNVIEPTGVEPFAPQRVGERTAQPPRRQNMAANARLNSAGRAP; encoded by the coding sequence ATGAATTGGGGGGCTGCCTGCATCATGCTGTGGCTTGGTATCGGCTCGTTCCTGAGCGCCGCCGCAGCCCTGGCCGACACCTTGCCCCGGCCCGGCCCGAAGGATAGCCGCATCCGTTACGTCGCCTATCACCGTGATCAGGTGGTGGCGATCGACGTGACCTTCGGCGCGTCCACCATGATCGTCTTCGAGGATGACGAGAAGATCGAGACGCTCGGTGCTGGCGACGCGCTCGGCTTCAAGATCGAACCGAACAAGCGCGGCAATGTGCTCTTCGTCAAACCGGCCGAAAAGGATGCGCTTGCCAACCTCAATGTGCTCACCACCAAGCGGCACTATGTGTTTGTGCTGCGCTCAGGGTTCCGCAACATCCGCAACCAGGTTTTTGCGGTGCGCTTCACCTATCCTGACACCGCCACAACGGTGGCTGATCTGGACGAGGCCCGTCGACGCGCCTCCGAGCCCAACCTGCGCAATCTCAATGTCGCCAACGCCAACACGGACTACGGCTACAAGGGCTCATCCGCCAACAAGCCCTCCGTCATTTTCGACGATGGTGTCAAAACCTTCTTCCGCTTCGAGGCCCAGGTTCCCGCGATCTACATCGTCGACCGCCAGCGCAACGAGAGCCTGGTCAACTTTCGCCGTGAAGGGCCGTACATCGTTGTCGACCGGGTCAACTATCAATGGACCCTGCGCAATGGCGACGATGTTACCTGCGTCTTCAACCAGCGCCTGACCAACGTCATTGAGCCCACCGGCGTCGAGCCCTTCGCGCCGCAGCGGGTGGGTGAGCGCACCGCTCAGCCTCCCCGACGCCAGAACATGGCCGCCAACGCGCGCCTGAATTCAGCAGGGAGGGCGCCGTGA
- a CDS encoding conjugal transfer protein: MDERDLEEPLITPLVKPLTVSPTLLGVPYSYFMFTGVCTAVIFLATKNLWFLFSCLPIYATGRILTLKDHRIFDILGIRLRRCPPRSRAFWGADSYRV; the protein is encoded by the coding sequence ATGGACGAGCGCGACCTTGAAGAGCCGCTGATCACGCCTCTGGTGAAGCCGCTGACGGTGTCGCCAACGCTGCTGGGCGTGCCGTATTCGTATTTCATGTTCACGGGGGTGTGCACGGCGGTGATCTTCCTCGCCACCAAGAACCTGTGGTTTCTGTTCAGCTGCCTGCCGATCTATGCGACCGGCCGCATCCTCACCCTGAAAGACCACCGCATCTTCGACATTCTCGGTATCCGGCTCCGGCGCTGCCCGCCACGCAGCCGGGCGTTCTGGGGTGCGGACAGCTACAGGGTCTGA
- a CDS encoding VirB4 family type IV secretion/conjugal transfer ATPase encodes MVANALLNELTYGRAASRELPVARHVPYLRHVQDEVIKLADGVLMTVLKLDGFSFETADQSELNVRLLARNDVLRTLGNSRFALTSHIIRREVFPSIASSFDNAFCRELDERYMASLGRKRMFVNDIYLTLLRRNMQGHVGTFDVMMKRLMGKRDAAGESVDEKTALTELLEAAAALKQSLGPYGARTLGVVKRDGIWMSEPLEFLVQLLNGALPRPMPLPRMPLNEALATKRISFGRNAVEIKGASPTDSRVGAMLSVREYPAYTGPGSIDNLLSVPHEFIVTQSFGIVDRAEALSTINLIDRQVDMSDEAGTIVAEHLAEARDELLGSVALYGEHHMSVFCLGRSMADLQSCVTAVGGALTDRSMLWTREDLNCEPAFWAMLPGNFGYIARRSLISSKNLAGFMSMHNYASGRPSGGHWGLPISILETSSQTAYFYNHHVRDIGNFTVVGPTGSGKTVFMSFISAQTLRIQPRPKLVYIDKDRGAEIFIRAMGGQYEVLNPGEPTGFNPLMLTDNGANREFLFQLFSFMLKPPSQHETLSASEQQVIRNAVNTVLAGGPEGRTLPEFATLLRGRLRQNEGDLMSRLASWVAPEQKGWLFNNPDDRFSVTSIFGFDMTRVLDLPDIRTAALMYIFHRIEELFTGDPVMIFIDEDWKMLEDPEFAYFIKDKLKTIRKRNGIVGLGTQTAKDIVRSPDANTIIEQSLTNIFFPNAKADDESYSEAFRLSRHEVAWIRENVPESRQFLIKSGQDSVIARLDLGSMPDLVRVLSGRTETLAECAALRERHGEDPAAWLPHFLGRAA; translated from the coding sequence ATGGTCGCAAACGCCCTTCTCAACGAGCTGACCTACGGCCGGGCTGCGAGCCGGGAGCTGCCGGTGGCGCGGCATGTCCCCTATCTCAGGCACGTCCAGGACGAGGTGATCAAACTCGCTGACGGCGTGCTGATGACTGTCCTCAAGCTCGATGGGTTTTCGTTCGAGACAGCCGACCAGTCAGAGCTCAATGTTCGCCTGCTCGCTCGCAACGACGTCCTGCGCACGCTCGGCAATTCCCGTTTCGCGCTGACCTCGCACATCATCCGCCGCGAGGTGTTTCCCAGCATTGCCTCGAGCTTCGACAACGCTTTCTGCCGTGAGCTTGACGAGCGCTACATGGCCTCGCTTGGCAGGAAGCGCATGTTCGTCAACGACATCTATCTGACCCTGCTTCGCCGAAACATGCAGGGCCATGTCGGCACCTTCGACGTGATGATGAAACGCTTGATGGGCAAGCGCGATGCTGCCGGCGAGTCCGTCGATGAGAAGACGGCGCTCACCGAACTGCTGGAAGCCGCTGCGGCGCTCAAGCAGAGCCTCGGGCCCTATGGCGCGCGGACGCTTGGCGTCGTCAAACGAGACGGCATCTGGATGTCGGAGCCGCTCGAGTTCCTGGTGCAGTTGCTCAATGGCGCCCTGCCCCGCCCGATGCCCCTGCCGCGCATGCCGCTGAACGAGGCGCTGGCGACCAAGCGGATTTCGTTCGGCCGTAACGCCGTCGAGATCAAGGGCGCGTCGCCGACCGATTCACGCGTCGGCGCCATGCTCTCGGTGCGCGAATACCCGGCCTACACAGGACCCGGCTCGATCGACAATCTTTTGAGCGTGCCGCACGAGTTCATCGTCACGCAGTCTTTCGGCATCGTCGACCGGGCCGAGGCGCTGTCCACGATCAATCTGATCGATCGTCAGGTCGACATGTCAGACGAGGCCGGCACCATCGTTGCCGAGCATCTGGCGGAAGCCCGCGACGAATTGCTGGGTTCCGTCGCTCTCTATGGCGAGCACCATATGAGCGTCTTCTGCCTCGGTCGGTCCATGGCTGATCTGCAGTCCTGCGTTACGGCAGTCGGCGGCGCGCTGACCGACCGCTCGATGCTGTGGACGCGCGAGGATCTCAACTGCGAGCCGGCCTTCTGGGCCATGCTGCCGGGCAATTTCGGCTACATCGCGCGGCGCAGCCTGATCAGCTCGAAAAACCTCGCAGGCTTCATGTCGATGCACAATTACGCCTCGGGCAGGCCAAGTGGCGGCCATTGGGGCCTGCCGATCTCGATCCTCGAGACCTCATCGCAGACGGCGTATTTCTACAACCATCATGTCCGCGACATCGGCAACTTCACCGTGGTCGGGCCGACCGGCTCGGGCAAGACCGTGTTCATGTCGTTCATCTCGGCGCAGACCTTGCGCATCCAGCCAAGGCCCAAGCTCGTCTACATCGACAAGGATCGCGGCGCCGAGATCTTCATCCGCGCCATGGGCGGGCAATACGAGGTGCTGAACCCCGGCGAGCCGACCGGCTTCAACCCGCTGATGCTGACCGATAATGGGGCGAACCGCGAGTTCCTGTTCCAGCTGTTCAGCTTTATGCTCAAGCCGCCGAGCCAACACGAGACGCTCTCGGCCTCGGAACAGCAGGTCATCCGCAATGCCGTAAACACGGTGCTGGCCGGCGGGCCTGAGGGCCGCACGCTGCCGGAATTCGCGACGCTGCTTCGTGGCCGTCTTCGCCAGAACGAGGGCGATCTCATGTCGAGATTGGCCAGTTGGGTCGCGCCCGAACAAAAGGGCTGGCTCTTCAACAATCCAGACGACCGGTTCTCCGTCACCTCGATCTTCGGCTTCGACATGACGCGCGTGCTTGACCTGCCCGACATCAGGACGGCTGCGCTGATGTACATCTTCCACCGGATCGAGGAGCTTTTCACCGGCGATCCGGTGATGATCTTCATCGATGAAGACTGGAAGATGCTCGAGGATCCGGAGTTCGCCTATTTCATCAAGGACAAGCTCAAGACCATCCGGAAGCGCAACGGCATCGTCGGCCTCGGCACGCAGACCGCCAAGGACATCGTCAGATCGCCTGACGCCAACACGATCATCGAGCAATCGCTGACCAACATCTTCTTCCCCAACGCCAAGGCCGATGACGAGAGCTACAGCGAGGCGTTTCGCTTGAGCCGCCACGAGGTCGCCTGGATCCGCGAAAATGTCCCAGAAAGCCGCCAGTTCCTGATCAAGTCTGGCCAGGATTCGGTGATCGCACGGCTCGACCTCGGGTCAATGCCGGACCTGGTCCGTGTGCTCTCGGGCCGAACCGAAACGCTGGCCGAATGCGCAGCGCTCCGTGAGCGGCATGGCGAGGATCCCGCAGCCTGGCTACCGCATTTCCTGGGGAGGGCGGCATGA
- a CDS encoding conjugal transfer protein gives MIAAALLWSGAAFAQVPVLDGANLQKSTEIATTTNDILTASRDIMQNTRATLEAVTGDRTGQAGQLASMALGGGFSMGQAPSLGAVISGGPLSFEGMGGSQAMVTQLINSLQLVQSLSGLLNGQRTGNDQGYQNSVNLAATMAGLVTSTQGAIQQRSQAFGAGGQQIGTARDLKGSVDQNTMVQIQTGQTINELTGVVNNAVAATNQQNLERLQLLSSTSRAMSVVPAR, from the coding sequence ATGATCGCAGCAGCCCTCCTCTGGAGCGGCGCGGCTTTCGCGCAGGTGCCCGTCCTCGACGGAGCCAACCTCCAGAAATCCACCGAGATCGCCACCACCACAAACGACATCCTCACCGCCTCCCGCGACATCATGCAGAACACGAGAGCGACGCTTGAAGCGGTGACCGGCGACCGCACAGGCCAGGCGGGCCAGCTCGCCAGCATGGCGCTGGGTGGTGGCTTCTCCATGGGACAGGCTCCCTCGCTCGGTGCGGTGATATCGGGCGGGCCACTGTCCTTTGAAGGCATGGGCGGCTCGCAAGCCATGGTCACGCAGCTGATCAACAGCCTGCAGCTTGTGCAGTCGCTGTCTGGCCTGCTCAACGGCCAGCGCACCGGCAACGACCAGGGCTACCAGAACTCCGTCAACCTCGCCGCGACCATGGCGGGCCTTGTCACTTCGACGCAAGGCGCGATCCAGCAGCGCAGCCAGGCTTTTGGAGCTGGCGGGCAACAGATCGGAACAGCGCGCGACCTCAAGGGCTCGGTCGACCAGAACACCATGGTGCAGATCCAGACCGGCCAGACCATCAACGAGCTGACCGGCGTCGTGAACAACGCGGTCGCGGCCACCAACCAGCAGAACCTCGAACGGCTTCAACTCCTGTCCTCGACATCGCGCGCCATGTCTGTGGTTCCGGCACGCTGA
- a CDS encoding alpha/beta fold hydrolase, which yields MISFRSIRLVFALFITAFAFGSLWPSLGYAQNLRGVGVVLIHGKGGGQGPLQPLAQELRKQGAIILMPSMSWKAGYRPYEQTVQEVAAAVVRIRQMGAQKVFLAGHSMGANISIGYVAAGGSVDGIIAMAPGHRPDFIATMTGDSLDRARAMVAAGRGNERAQFLDWGGRVMPVTTTAAAYVSFFDPDGPAGQAARGRGTGRSILWVIGRADRPAMRDRAPYASGTRIEVDGNHQQTPVAAVPHVLEWLASR from the coding sequence ATGATTAGTTTCCGCTCGATCCGTCTGGTCTTTGCACTGTTCATCACAGCCTTTGCGTTCGGAAGCCTGTGGCCATCCCTGGGTTACGCCCAGAACTTGCGGGGTGTCGGTGTGGTGCTCATCCACGGGAAGGGCGGTGGGCAGGGCCCGCTTCAACCTCTTGCACAGGAGTTGCGGAAGCAGGGGGCGATTATCCTGATGCCCAGCATGTCCTGGAAGGCCGGTTACCGGCCCTATGAGCAAACCGTGCAGGAGGTTGCTGCTGCCGTTGTACGGATCCGCCAGATGGGGGCCCAGAAGGTCTTCCTGGCCGGTCATTCGATGGGAGCTAATATCTCGATCGGTTATGTCGCTGCGGGTGGCAGTGTCGATGGCATAATCGCGATGGCTCCGGGGCACAGGCCGGACTTCATTGCCACGATGACCGGCGACAGTCTTGATCGAGCGCGGGCTATGGTCGCCGCTGGTCGCGGCAATGAGCGTGCCCAGTTTCTCGACTGGGGCGGACGCGTTATGCCTGTGACGACGACGGCGGCTGCTTATGTGAGCTTCTTCGACCCAGATGGACCGGCAGGCCAGGCAGCGCGGGGACGCGGTACAGGGCGCTCCATTCTCTGGGTGATCGGTCGGGCGGACAGGCCTGCCATGCGCGACCGCGCTCCCTATGCGAGCGGGACGAGAATCGAAGTGGACGGCAACCATCAACAGACGCCCGTGGCAGCTGTACCCCATGTGCTGGAATGGCTGGCATCGCGTTGA
- a CDS encoding conjugal transfer protein TrbL: MNFTVDTFLARVDQIGTTFVQNAYQQLAAALTGSGAGGTGVNVAALLLTLYVIFWGFGLWFGTARGGPLEAVFRLFRVFLIYTMATSWSDFQVFAYTFFNETPGAIGNAMLGAVANANNTGLGVNLTSVNAVQTALTNVWNTTLNLASAFTQNAGYLSAGPYIFAGIMVVAVALLIAYAVFVITLAKLFMWLLLALGPIFIILLLFGFTSQFFSGWIRTIVLYFVVQVLIYAFLAFFLALSQQYFDAATGVAANQTATFGNVGPIIVVALIGFFLLMQIPTVAANIVGGFALGVPSTRRGWNNVSAAAGRLVGGARASRDGFQRYLGGLTTTERQQGRSVGRRMLAQRSYLDTAEARQIQSQLSRREPPRP, translated from the coding sequence ATGAATTTCACGGTCGACACCTTTCTGGCCCGTGTCGACCAGATCGGCACCACTTTCGTCCAGAACGCCTATCAGCAATTGGCTGCCGCGCTGACCGGTTCGGGTGCGGGCGGCACAGGGGTCAATGTCGCGGCCTTGCTTCTGACCCTCTACGTCATCTTCTGGGGGTTTGGCCTCTGGTTCGGCACAGCGCGTGGTGGGCCGCTCGAGGCGGTGTTTCGGCTGTTTCGGGTGTTCCTGATCTACACCATGGCGACGTCCTGGTCGGACTTTCAGGTGTTCGCCTACACCTTCTTCAACGAGACGCCTGGGGCCATCGGCAACGCCATGCTGGGCGCGGTGGCCAATGCCAACAACACCGGGCTTGGCGTCAACCTTACCTCCGTCAATGCCGTGCAGACGGCGCTGACCAATGTCTGGAACACCACCCTCAACCTCGCCAGTGCGTTCACGCAGAATGCCGGCTATCTCTCCGCCGGCCCCTACATCTTCGCTGGCATCATGGTCGTCGCGGTGGCGCTGCTGATTGCCTATGCGGTCTTCGTCATCACGCTGGCCAAGCTGTTCATGTGGTTGTTGCTGGCGCTCGGGCCCATCTTCATCATCCTGCTGCTGTTCGGCTTCACCTCGCAGTTCTTCTCCGGCTGGATCCGGACGATCGTGCTATATTTTGTGGTGCAGGTGCTGATCTACGCCTTCCTCGCCTTCTTTCTCGCGCTCTCGCAGCAGTATTTCGATGCGGCGACCGGGGTAGCCGCCAACCAGACCGCCACTTTTGGCAATGTCGGCCCGATCATCGTTGTCGCCCTGATCGGCTTCTTCCTGCTGATGCAGATCCCGACCGTGGCCGCCAATATCGTCGGCGGATTCGCGCTTGGCGTGCCTTCGACACGGCGCGGCTGGAATAATGTTTCAGCCGCTGCTGGCCGTCTTGTGGGTGGTGCCCGCGCCTCGCGCGACGGCTTCCAGCGCTACCTTGGCGGGCTGACCACAACCGAACGGCAACAGGGCCGCAGCGTCGGCCGCCGCATGCTGGCGCAGCGCAGCTATCTCGACACGGCCGAAGCGCGGCAGATCCAGTCGCAGCTCAGCCGCCGCGAGCCCCCAAGGCCGTGA
- a CDS encoding lytic transglycosylase domain-containing protein produces the protein MMRAAHAISVLVMATSGASAQTAKSQDRVAVASPVTLAVGADGVLRPINTPDQPPQTIGNPSPPGGSHPSGNSFSPRDIDHPCPGAAALDRNTARDLVKRVATQEAFFPDFVQSVSKIESSFKSNAFSGRAYGLMQLTPATADRFKVNICDPEDNVRGGVRFLRHLHQRFRNPFYILAGYNAGEQTLIERNGLPPYPATLTYIARVMDDFYEWPAIAEGTRAAEAGSAVTRNRPPDEQPQMIGAMTASAPAERRRPRVGSSPSPEPVPVSWNSGFVANFD, from the coding sequence ATGATGCGCGCAGCTCATGCGATATCGGTTCTCGTGATGGCGACGTCGGGCGCAAGCGCCCAGACGGCCAAATCGCAGGATCGTGTCGCAGTTGCTTCGCCTGTCACCCTCGCCGTCGGTGCCGATGGAGTTCTGAGGCCCATCAATACCCCCGATCAACCGCCGCAGACAATTGGCAACCCTTCCCCGCCCGGCGGCTCTCATCCATCAGGCAACAGTTTCAGCCCAAGAGACATTGACCACCCCTGCCCCGGCGCAGCGGCACTGGATCGAAATACAGCCCGGGACCTGGTGAAGCGTGTCGCGACACAGGAAGCCTTCTTTCCCGACTTCGTGCAGTCCGTCAGCAAGATCGAGAGTTCCTTCAAATCCAATGCTTTCTCCGGCCGCGCCTACGGCCTGATGCAGCTGACGCCCGCGACGGCCGACCGGTTCAAGGTGAACATCTGCGATCCGGAGGACAATGTGCGCGGCGGCGTGCGTTTCCTGCGCCACCTGCACCAGCGTTTCCGCAATCCGTTCTACATCCTCGCCGGCTACAACGCCGGTGAACAGACGCTGATCGAGCGGAACGGCTTGCCGCCCTACCCTGCGACGCTGACCTACATCGCCCGGGTGATGGACGATTTCTACGAGTGGCCCGCAATTGCCGAGGGCACACGGGCCGCTGAGGCCGGATCAGCGGTCACGCGCAACCGCCCTCCGGATGAACAACCCCAAATGATCGGGGCTATGACAGCTTCGGCGCCTGCCGAGCGCCGCCGGCCCCGTGTTGGTTCATCGCCATCACCCGAACCAGTCCCTGTCAGCTGGAACAGCGGCTTTGTCGCCAATTTCGATTGA